Proteins from one Lewinella sp. 4G2 genomic window:
- a CDS encoding PhzF family phenazine biosynthesis protein, whose protein sequence is MTNLPLYQIDAFSSKLFSGNPAAVVPLPEFLPDNTMQSIAAENNLSETAFVVVRGPGVFGIRWFTPTAEVRLCGHATLAAAHVLYQSSGKTLEQLTFQTERAGSITVRPLANGTYQMDFPADAPHKTKKPANLLSILGVKKVDGVYRGKDDLLVIIKSKKQLQRLEVDFQAMAKLTKYRGVIVSAPGKKFDFVSRCFYPQTGIDEDPVTGSAHTLLTPYWSSRLGRNKLSAKQISGRGGEIRCQLKGKTVRLTGRAATYLSGQINLENEEEF, encoded by the coding sequence ATGACCAACCTTCCTTTGTATCAAATTGATGCGTTTTCCAGCAAATTATTCTCCGGAAACCCCGCAGCCGTCGTTCCACTGCCTGAATTTCTGCCGGATAACACTATGCAGTCAATTGCCGCGGAGAATAACCTTTCCGAAACGGCCTTCGTCGTAGTCCGCGGCCCCGGTGTCTTCGGCATTCGTTGGTTCACCCCCACTGCGGAGGTACGACTCTGCGGCCACGCTACCCTCGCCGCCGCCCACGTGCTTTACCAGAGCAGCGGCAAAACGCTGGAGCAACTCACCTTTCAAACGGAACGGGCGGGCAGCATCACCGTGCGGCCGTTGGCAAACGGAACGTACCAAATGGACTTCCCAGCTGACGCACCGCACAAAACAAAGAAGCCAGCCAATTTGCTGAGCATTCTTGGAGTAAAGAAAGTTGACGGCGTCTACCGCGGCAAGGATGATCTGTTAGTCATCATCAAATCCAAGAAGCAATTGCAGCGGCTTGAAGTGGACTTTCAGGCCATGGCAAAACTCACCAAGTATCGCGGTGTCATCGTATCGGCACCGGGTAAGAAGTTCGATTTTGTTAGCCGCTGCTTCTATCCTCAAACCGGTATCGACGAGGACCCCGTCACGGGTTCGGCCCACACCTTACTCACGCCTTATTGGTCATCTCGCCTCGGCAGAAACAAGCTTTCCGCCAAGCAAATTTCTGGCCGTGGTGGTGAGATCCGCTGCCAGTTGAAGGGCAAAACAGTACGGCTCACTGGGCGGGCGGCTACCTACCTATCCGGCCAAATCAATCTGGAGAACGAGGAGGAGTTCTAA